One genomic region from Sphingobacterium sp. UGAL515B_05 encodes:
- a CDS encoding heparan-alpha-glucosaminide N-acetyltransferase domain-containing protein: protein MAEKIRFIGFDILRAYAIFGMYIVNFNLVLGNPQHTSWLGQFLTLFSGNSSTIFVVLSGMGLTLRTEKSIYASPQEQVKLKTIVQKKAGFLFVFGLLLSIWWPADILHFYGFYMFIASFLLFVDKQYYIYGAVFFTIIFHLLLILIPYETGWNFDTLSYTDNWSLKGFIRNSLYNGWNSIFPWMSYFMIGMYLGKLDWTSAIVQKKLFLIGLVLYLVVQVA, encoded by the coding sequence ATGGCAGAAAAAATCAGATTTATAGGATTTGATATCCTGAGAGCTTACGCAATCTTTGGGATGTATATCGTCAATTTTAATCTCGTTCTTGGAAATCCACAACATACCAGTTGGCTAGGCCAGTTTCTCACGCTCTTTAGCGGTAATTCGAGTACAATATTTGTTGTCTTATCAGGCATGGGACTTACTTTGCGAACAGAAAAATCTATTTACGCGTCTCCGCAAGAACAAGTTAAACTAAAGACTATTGTGCAGAAAAAAGCAGGTTTTCTATTTGTTTTCGGATTATTATTATCTATTTGGTGGCCTGCAGATATCCTTCACTTTTATGGATTTTACATGTTTATCGCCTCCTTCTTGCTATTCGTTGATAAACAATACTACATATATGGAGCAGTTTTCTTCACGATCATTTTTCATCTTTTGCTCATTTTAATTCCTTATGAAACAGGATGGAATTTTGATACACTATCTTATACCGACAATTGGAGCCTAAAGGGGTTTATCAGAAACTCTTTATATAATGGCTGGAATTCTATTTTTCCGTGGATGTCTTATTTCATGATCGGTATGTACCTGGGTAAACTGGACTGGACCAGCGCCATCGTTCAAAAAAAACTGTTTCTCATAGGATTGGTATTATACCTTGTAGTACAAGTTGCTTAA
- a CDS encoding class I SAM-dependent methyltransferase, which yields MEFWERNFIEKQEMWGDEAAQSTIFAVGFFLEHNIKNILIPGFGYGRNGRPFLENGIKITGIEISKTAIELARKSFGADTVIHHGSVNEMPFDQDIYDGVFCYGLIHLLDAEERNALIQHCFDQLAEGGYMIFTTVSKQASIYGKGEAIGTDRFAMFGGVHMFFYDVDSIHAEFDPYGLMEIREVEENFPFYFIICQKKINI from the coding sequence ATGGAATTTTGGGAACGTAATTTTATAGAGAAGCAAGAAATGTGGGGGGATGAAGCCGCACAGTCTACAATTTTTGCAGTAGGCTTTTTTTTGGAGCACAACATCAAAAATATACTGATTCCTGGGTTCGGCTACGGTCGCAACGGTCGCCCTTTTTTGGAAAATGGAATAAAAATTACAGGCATTGAGATCTCGAAAACGGCAATAGAGCTCGCCCGGAAATCCTTTGGGGCAGATACGGTTATCCATCATGGTTCAGTTAATGAAATGCCTTTTGATCAGGATATATATGACGGTGTATTTTGTTACGGGCTTATTCATTTATTGGATGCTGAAGAACGTAATGCGTTAATCCAGCATTGTTTTGACCAATTAGCTGAAGGAGGTTATATGATTTTTACGACCGTATCAAAGCAAGCAAGCATCTACGGAAAGGGGGAGGCCATAGGCACTGATCGATTTGCAATGTTTGGTGGAGTACATATGTTCTTTTACGATGTTGATTCCATTCATGCCGAATTCGATCCCTATGGATTAATGGAAATTAGGGAAGTGGAGGAAAATTTTCCATTCTACTTCATCATTTGTCAGAAAAAGATTAATATTTAA
- a CDS encoding DUF1349 domain-containing protein: MKTIKTFLAASLFPLLTIQASAQKLDKMLWFNEPTEWNIKDNSLSMFVTPKSDYWRISHYGFTVDDAPFFYTLRGGEFEVKAKISANYQTRFDQAGIMLRIDHENYIKAGIEFVDGKYNLSTVVTHKTSDWSIVPIDKEIPYIWIKAIRRLDAVEFFYSFDDKQYIMMRNAWLQDNHPVMVGLMAASPDGNGFQAKFDYFTIKHLADQRRSKWLKENN, translated from the coding sequence ATGAAAACTATAAAGACATTTTTAGCCGCTTCATTATTTCCATTGCTTACGATACAGGCCAGCGCACAAAAGTTGGATAAGATGCTTTGGTTTAACGAACCAACAGAATGGAACATTAAAGACAATTCGCTGTCGATGTTCGTTACGCCTAAAAGCGATTATTGGCGTATCTCTCATTATGGATTTACAGTGGATGACGCCCCCTTTTTCTATACGCTACGCGGGGGAGAGTTTGAGGTCAAGGCAAAGATCTCTGCGAACTATCAAACCCGGTTCGATCAAGCAGGTATTATGCTGCGCATTGATCATGAAAACTATATAAAAGCAGGAATCGAATTTGTCGACGGAAAATACAATTTAAGTACGGTCGTTACGCATAAAACAAGTGATTGGAGCATTGTTCCGATCGATAAGGAAATCCCCTACATCTGGATCAAGGCGATACGTCGATTAGATGCTGTAGAATTTTTCTATTCCTTTGATGACAAGCAGTATATCATGATGAGAAATGCCTGGCTACAGGATAATCACCCTGTTATGGTCGGTCTAATGGCAGCTTCACCAGACGGCAATGGCTTTCAGGCCAAATTTGATTATTTTACGATCAAACACCTTGCAGACCAACGTCGAAGCAAATGGCTGAAAGAGAATAATTGA
- a CDS encoding helix-turn-helix transcriptional regulator, with protein MKSEIKKKLDKNFSERRLRNSSIDLSVLKHYKSYAKTFADIHNGIAVLSDLTANWSYTYIGTIAERLYLPAGEKKMEINGIWEDFLLERVYPDDLAIKHALELQFLDLVKKTDLEERFNYQANSILRVEGREGQIMQLSHQIFYLDTPGPEFPQLALCCYTLLPETETSINLRNYILNQVTGVVHHLDGYGAKTSISTREKEILSCIKEGMISKRIAEKLGLSINTVNRHRQNILQKLRVRNSYEAVSVFNKMQQDILT; from the coding sequence ATGAAATCGGAGATCAAAAAAAAATTAGATAAGAATTTTTCGGAGCGTAGACTACGAAATAGCAGCATTGATTTATCTGTGCTAAAACACTATAAGAGTTACGCAAAAACTTTTGCCGACATTCATAATGGTATAGCCGTACTGAGTGACCTGACAGCGAACTGGAGTTATACCTATATCGGAACAATTGCTGAGCGACTTTATCTTCCTGCAGGTGAAAAGAAAATGGAGATAAATGGAATTTGGGAAGATTTTCTTCTCGAACGTGTTTACCCCGATGATTTGGCCATCAAGCATGCTTTGGAGCTTCAATTTCTCGACTTGGTCAAAAAAACGGATCTGGAGGAGCGATTCAATTATCAAGCAAACAGCATCCTGCGGGTCGAAGGGCGAGAGGGGCAAATCATGCAGCTGTCCCATCAAATTTTTTACTTGGACACCCCAGGACCGGAATTCCCACAGTTGGCTTTATGCTGTTATACCCTATTACCAGAAACTGAAACGTCAATCAATCTCCGAAATTATATCCTCAATCAGGTAACAGGCGTAGTCCATCACTTGGATGGTTATGGTGCGAAAACTTCAATTAGTACACGAGAGAAAGAAATTTTAAGCTGTATCAAGGAGGGGATGATTAGCAAGCGAATTGCCGAAAAACTAGGCCTGAGCATAAATACAGTTAATCGGCATCGGCAAAATATACTCCAAAAGCTTCGCGTGCGAAATTCATATGAAGCAGTGAGTGTGTTTAACAAGATGCAGCAGGACATACTGACTTAA
- a CDS encoding ATP-binding protein, whose amino-acid sequence MKRSTKITNQSIESAGLPKDPKHAIAEYIWNGFDAKATQIELSIDSNELGYINRISIQDNGEGISLETLSSSFGNFLDSIKKNSLKRSSYTRGKKGKGRFSFSLFATRAIWNTVFQKDEYFSNYRIQIDRESKEQYDISESTPVGHKRTGTQVTLEGIFGLNATFFESDDFNNFLAQEFGWFLYLNKDRNYAIRVNGRLLVYDHLIQETDQLSWTGYSPDQDTSYSFTINYIRWNQQIGDRYYYYFLNSDKKEIAKVLSSFNNNAINFHHSVYVESTFFDHFERQDILLSTEDNLFSGKAKQVIYRNLLAELRDLLDRKQKKYVLEHAVAVKLTDLERKGLLPAYNNSEKDKKRKTLLLALVQELYIVDPRIFFGIKTDLIRTYLGFIDLLLQSEKSTEILPIIEQALPLTDKEKNRIKQIITRTANDDHASSV is encoded by the coding sequence ATGAAGAGGAGCACAAAAATAACCAACCAAAGTATCGAATCTGCAGGACTTCCCAAAGACCCTAAACATGCCATTGCTGAATATATCTGGAATGGATTTGATGCAAAAGCCACACAGATCGAACTCTCCATAGACAGTAATGAATTAGGCTATATAAATCGTATAAGCATACAGGACAATGGCGAAGGCATATCCCTAGAAACGCTTTCTTCCTCATTTGGAAACTTTTTGGATTCTATAAAAAAGAACAGCCTCAAACGCAGCTCCTATACAAGAGGAAAAAAGGGAAAGGGCCGATTTTCGTTCTCGCTTTTTGCAACACGTGCAATTTGGAATACTGTTTTTCAGAAGGATGAATATTTCTCAAACTACCGAATTCAAATCGATCGCGAAAGTAAAGAGCAATACGATATCAGTGAAAGCACACCAGTAGGACATAAAAGGACGGGGACGCAAGTTACACTTGAAGGAATTTTTGGACTTAATGCTACATTTTTTGAAAGTGATGACTTTAACAATTTCCTCGCACAAGAATTCGGTTGGTTTCTCTACTTGAATAAAGATAGGAATTATGCCATACGCGTCAATGGAAGGCTGTTGGTTTATGATCATTTAATCCAGGAAACTGATCAACTATCGTGGACTGGCTATAGCCCTGACCAGGATACGTCCTATAGTTTCACCATCAATTACATTCGCTGGAACCAGCAAATTGGTGATCGATATTATTATTATTTTCTTAATAGTGATAAAAAGGAAATTGCCAAAGTACTTAGCAGTTTCAATAATAACGCGATCAATTTCCACCACTCCGTCTATGTGGAATCTACTTTCTTTGATCATTTCGAACGACAAGATATCCTCCTATCTACAGAAGATAATCTTTTCTCGGGGAAAGCCAAACAAGTTATTTATCGAAATTTACTTGCCGAGTTACGTGATTTACTCGATAGAAAACAAAAAAAATATGTACTAGAGCACGCTGTCGCGGTAAAATTAACAGATCTTGAAAGAAAGGGCCTACTACCCGCATACAACAACTCGGAAAAGGATAAAAAAAGAAAAACCCTATTGTTAGCATTAGTACAGGAATTATATATTGTAGATCCACGCATTTTCTTCGGCATTAAGACAGACCTTATCCGCACCTATCTCGGTTTCATCGACCTGTTATTGCAGTCGGAAAAAAGCACGGAAATCCTCCCTATCATCGAACAGGCACTTCCGCTAACTGACAAAGAAAAGAATCGCATAAAACAGATTATAACCCGCACTGCAAACGATGACCACGCTTCTTCCGTTTAG
- a CDS encoding NAD(P)/FAD-dependent oxidoreductase: MKDDRSYEVIIVGGSYAGLSAAMALGRSLRNVLIIDSGLPCNRQTPHSHNFITHDGEKPLSIAKKAREEVLNYPSVKFQKGLAVSGTKTATGYEITTENGDVFQAKKLIFATGVEDIMPSIQGFSACWGISVIHCPYCHGYEFRKGKTAIMANGERALHLAGLVHNLSSDLTLLTLGKASFDVKQKAKLKLHGISIIEEEISKIQHKNGWVQQVQLKDGRELAFDAVYAAIPFRQHSAIPAALGCEITEQGHIKIDNFQKTSLAGVFACGDNSSMMRSVANAVATGNLAGAMVNKELVEEVF, from the coding sequence ATGAAGGATGATAGAAGCTATGAGGTAATTATTGTTGGGGGAAGTTATGCGGGGCTTTCTGCAGCGATGGCATTGGGACGTTCCTTGCGGAATGTGTTGATTATCGATAGTGGGCTGCCATGTAATCGACAGACGCCGCACTCCCATAATTTCATCACGCATGACGGTGAAAAGCCGCTCAGTATAGCGAAAAAAGCAAGGGAAGAAGTCCTGAACTACCCGAGTGTTAAGTTCCAGAAAGGGCTTGCTGTGAGCGGCACGAAGACAGCTACAGGGTATGAAATAACCACCGAAAATGGGGACGTCTTTCAGGCTAAAAAGCTCATTTTTGCGACTGGTGTGGAAGATATTATGCCTAGTATACAGGGATTTTCAGCCTGTTGGGGAATTTCGGTTATCCATTGCCCATATTGTCACGGTTATGAATTTCGAAAAGGAAAAACTGCTATTATGGCCAATGGTGAAAGAGCTCTTCACCTTGCAGGTTTGGTTCACAATCTGTCGTCCGACTTAACGCTATTGACTTTGGGTAAGGCTAGTTTTGATGTTAAGCAGAAAGCAAAACTGAAGTTACACGGTATTTCGATCATTGAAGAAGAAATAAGTAAAATCCAGCACAAGAATGGATGGGTTCAGCAGGTACAATTAAAAGACGGTCGTGAACTTGCCTTCGATGCTGTTTATGCAGCCATCCCTTTTAGGCAACATTCGGCTATTCCTGCCGCCTTGGGTTGTGAAATAACGGAACAGGGGCATATTAAAATAGATAATTTTCAAAAAACTTCACTTGCAGGAGTTTTTGCCTGTGGAGATAATTCTAGTATGATGCGTTCGGTGGCGAATGCTGTTGCTACAGGAAATCTAGCTGGAGCAATGGTTAATAAAGAACTTGTCGAAGAGGTTTTTTAG
- a CDS encoding efflux RND transporter periplasmic adaptor subunit — translation MKTNLSPSLKKIYVPALNSVKRINIVKTAYVLSAIFLYSCSTGTSKPIDPPPVNLPVVTIENGNETVYQEYPATIEASANIEIRPQVEGIFKNIYVDEGAKVTKGQALFKINDRPYQEQLNQAKANLLAAKASLENAELEVEKKTKLVNTKVLTDFQLKTAISARNAAKANVQLALSAVETAKINVGYTLIRASAEGYIGRLQRKQGSLVGPTDPQPLTALSNVRDLHVYFSLGENDFIAFKNNTEGSNLQQKLHNLPPISLVLSDQTIYDQKGKIDMVDGQFDKNTGAITLRATFNNPEGVLRNGNTGRVRLQKKYAQALLVPQLATLEMQDKIFVYTVGKENKVVQQPITVIGKSGANYLVSKGLNAGDRIVYKGIDLLQDGQKITPQALSRDSINSL, via the coding sequence ATGAAAACAAATTTATCACCAAGTCTTAAAAAGATTTACGTTCCAGCACTTAACAGTGTTAAACGAATTAATATCGTAAAGACTGCATATGTGTTGAGTGCAATCTTTCTATACAGTTGCTCAACCGGAACTAGTAAACCCATTGATCCACCACCCGTTAACCTCCCGGTCGTTACCATCGAGAACGGTAACGAGACGGTTTACCAGGAGTATCCAGCCACTATTGAAGCTTCCGCCAATATTGAGATCAGACCTCAGGTAGAGGGAATTTTTAAAAATATCTATGTTGATGAAGGAGCCAAAGTAACTAAAGGTCAAGCACTTTTCAAGATCAACGACCGCCCCTATCAGGAACAATTAAACCAAGCGAAGGCAAATTTACTGGCAGCAAAAGCTAGCTTGGAAAACGCCGAATTAGAAGTCGAAAAGAAAACAAAACTGGTGAATACCAAAGTACTGACAGACTTCCAGCTAAAAACAGCTATTAGCGCACGTAATGCCGCTAAAGCAAACGTACAATTGGCACTATCGGCCGTTGAAACTGCAAAAATCAATGTCGGATATACGCTAATACGGGCTTCAGCCGAAGGATACATCGGTAGATTACAGCGCAAGCAAGGGAGTTTGGTTGGTCCTACAGACCCACAACCACTTACCGCATTGTCAAATGTAAGAGATCTTCATGTTTATTTCTCACTGGGAGAAAATGACTTTATCGCATTCAAAAACAATACAGAAGGGAGCAATTTACAACAAAAGCTTCACAACCTCCCTCCGATCAGCCTAGTTCTTTCGGATCAGACAATTTATGATCAGAAAGGAAAAATAGATATGGTGGATGGACAGTTTGATAAAAATACCGGTGCGATTACACTTCGTGCAACGTTCAACAATCCAGAAGGAGTTTTACGCAACGGAAATACGGGTCGTGTAAGACTACAGAAGAAGTATGCACAAGCATTATTGGTACCACAACTTGCTACCCTTGAAATGCAGGATAAAATCTTCGTTTATACCGTTGGTAAAGAAAATAAAGTTGTTCAACAGCCTATTACTGTCATTGGAAAAAGTGGTGCAAATTACCTTGTAAGTAAAGGACTGAATGCGGGAGATCGAATTGTCTACAAAGGCATTGACTTGCTTCAGGATGGTCAGAAAATTACACCACAAGCCTTATCAAGAGATAGCATCAATTCATTATAA
- a CDS encoding TetR/AcrR family transcriptional regulator: protein MGSKERIQRLKDENRTNILDAALQIVKEEGWQALSMRKIADIIEYTAPMIYEYFANKDAILMELANQGYLLLAKKVKQAKSTETDLEKQLEAMWFSYWDFAFEERELYQLMFGVGTACCGFEKTYKCAESHGKLISDVIREIMKEKNPSEELICRKYFTYWSIIHGLISINLVNQGNGDNTNQEVLKDAIYGITRSLTD, encoded by the coding sequence ATGGGTAGTAAAGAACGTATACAACGGCTCAAAGATGAGAATAGAACCAATATTCTAGATGCTGCGCTCCAAATCGTCAAAGAAGAAGGATGGCAGGCCTTAAGTATGCGCAAAATTGCAGATATCATCGAATATACTGCCCCCATGATATACGAGTATTTCGCCAATAAAGATGCCATCTTGATGGAACTTGCCAACCAAGGCTATCTCCTGCTTGCCAAAAAAGTAAAGCAAGCGAAATCAACTGAAACCGATCTGGAGAAACAATTGGAAGCAATGTGGTTTAGCTATTGGGATTTCGCCTTCGAAGAACGCGAATTGTACCAATTAATGTTCGGTGTGGGAACTGCCTGTTGTGGTTTTGAAAAAACCTATAAATGTGCAGAATCCCATGGAAAATTGATAAGTGATGTCATCCGTGAAATCATGAAAGAGAAAAATCCATCCGAAGAATTGATCTGTAGAAAGTATTTTACGTACTGGTCTATTATACATGGATTGATTTCGATCAATCTGGTAAACCAAGGCAATGGCGACAATACCAATCAAGAAGTATTAAAGGATGCTATTTATGGCATCACGCGCTCCCTGACTGACTAA
- a CDS encoding DUF1572 family protein, translating to MLIETLKSLFQRDLNRLRDEISLYKQEENIWLIERNISNSAGNLCLHLIGNLQTYIGAEIGKTGYIRDRAAEFSLKDIPRTRLIDQIDDTIDVVTRSLDLLSEENLLEIYPILVFEEKTTTQYLLVHLTTHLTYHLGQINYHRRLLDQPEV from the coding sequence ATGCTTATAGAAACTTTAAAAAGCCTTTTCCAACGGGACTTAAACCGACTGCGTGATGAAATTTCATTGTACAAACAAGAGGAAAATATATGGCTTATTGAACGTAATATTTCCAATTCAGCGGGCAATCTATGTTTACACCTGATCGGAAATCTTCAAACATATATTGGTGCTGAAATAGGCAAGACGGGGTATATCAGAGATCGAGCGGCCGAGTTTTCGTTAAAAGACATTCCTCGAACACGATTAATAGATCAGATAGATGATACGATTGATGTGGTTACACGTTCTCTGGATCTGTTGTCAGAGGAGAATCTTCTTGAGATATATCCCATACTCGTGTTTGAGGAAAAAACAACAACGCAGTATTTGCTGGTTCATCTGACCACCCACCTAACTTATCACCTTGGCCAAATAAACTATCACCGGCGACTGCTGGATCAACCTGAGGTATAG
- a CDS encoding DUF418 domain-containing protein yields MAAYSFLNADYLPPVLPFLVSTIGFSLLLISSFMYISRFITPNTFVNCLAKTGQMTLTHYISHLTLGILLFSFLASKGVFNQVIDQQATLSPGMILFLSSTYFIGSYYFSKIWTKKFKNGPFEFLLRQASN; encoded by the coding sequence ATGGCAGCCTACTCGTTTCTAAACGCGGATTATCTTCCTCCGGTACTTCCATTTTTAGTCAGTACAATAGGTTTTAGCCTGCTACTTATTAGCAGCTTCATGTACATTAGCCGCTTTATTACTCCCAATACATTTGTCAACTGTCTCGCGAAAACTGGCCAGATGACATTAACGCATTATATATCCCATTTAACATTAGGCATCCTATTATTTTCTTTTTTGGCTAGCAAGGGGGTGTTTAATCAAGTAATCGACCAGCAAGCAACCTTATCACCAGGGATGATTCTCTTCCTATCATCTACCTATTTTATCGGCAGCTATTATTTCAGCAAAATTTGGACAAAAAAATTTAAGAACGGTCCATTTGAATTTCTTTTAAGACAAGCATCGAACTAG
- a CDS encoding GNAT family N-acetyltransferase: protein MDVRKAVLSDAAELATLTEQLGYPADIQLHQVISLETGVYVEIIGLVVDEEYRGRGLGRFLPFACQMQ, encoded by the coding sequence ATGGATGTAAGAAAAGCGGTGTTATCTGATGCTGCGGAGCTCGCAACCTTGACCGAACAGCTGGGTTATCCAGCCGATATTCAACTTCATCAGGTCATCAGTCTGGAGACTGGTGTTTATGTAGAAATCATTGGCTTGGTTGTCGATGAAGAATATCGAGGTCGGGGGCTAGGCCGATTTTTACCATTTGCGTGCCAGATGCAATAG
- a CDS encoding BamA/TamA family outer membrane protein — MRRIFTLIACCCVFSSHAQRMDSITTVIAPEYDRVGLLHRFWLGDSYRKLYNTPVKMRVMDLATERGGLQIVKLGGGMQTQSLRLVDSMGREWVLRSIQKYPERSLPESLRKTFAKDIVQDQISIHHPFGALTVPPFNKALGIPSASPELVFVGDDPRFGEYREVFKNRAYMFEARTPFEDQKTDNSAKVMRKVLEDNDTQIDQKLTLRARMLDFTLGDWDRHQDNWRWDPEKEKGKNIYTPVPRDRDKVYYKTSGIFPTLLSYQWLKAHLQPFSPHIRNVPHWNFNASTFDHFFLTHLTEDEWIDEIQFVQKTLTDSLIHQAMLTMPDTIVKMSANELETNIRSRRDELMESGLTYYRFLARVVELPLSAKSEFVDVDYNKDGSVTVNIHNKKKDGTEGRKLLKRTFVPDQTKEVRIYGISGTDEYKLHGSGKSPIKIRLIGGDGQNLYRTTDKFANGSKVYIYDGKNQERGAMQVDDAIHLKLSQDSAVHKFDYENFIYDRKGVVFNLDYGVDRGLIFGLGYMIENQGFRKKPYAYRHQFLGSYLTGRESFMFDYKGNYKDLIAGHDLYIHLSSLGPKNLSNFFGYGNNTIFDKSDSKRISYYRNRFDLVSGDIFLEKYLAPKFKVFYGSSSEYYTSKESNNVGRYFEEFHQRYPSEPIYGSNFFTGLTGGIDYDTRDNMANPKSGVHVHTRLGWNAEIGGEGRNYTKLQHSMSFYKTVADNYITFANRLGFDAVWGDPYFYQHAQIGGEMSLRGYNSRRFTGKTALYNNFDMRLKLFSYSSYIVPGTVGAIGFYDVGRVWMSHENSNDWHMGYGGGIYFMPGDLLTIQGVVGFSKEATLPYLRVGLSF, encoded by the coding sequence ATGAGAAGAATCTTTACATTAATTGCCTGTTGCTGTGTTTTTAGTTCGCATGCACAACGTATGGACAGTATTACCACGGTGATCGCACCTGAATATGACCGAGTGGGTTTACTGCATCGATTTTGGCTTGGAGATAGTTACCGTAAATTATATAATACGCCTGTTAAGATGCGTGTGATGGATCTCGCTACAGAGCGAGGCGGGCTTCAGATTGTTAAGTTGGGTGGTGGCATGCAGACACAGTCACTTCGACTGGTAGATTCTATGGGTAGGGAGTGGGTTCTTAGGTCTATTCAGAAATACCCTGAACGTAGTCTACCGGAAAGCCTTCGAAAGACATTTGCAAAAGATATCGTACAAGATCAGATTTCGATACATCATCCCTTTGGTGCATTGACCGTTCCGCCATTTAATAAAGCCTTAGGTATTCCATCAGCTTCGCCAGAACTGGTTTTTGTAGGAGATGACCCTAGGTTCGGCGAGTATCGTGAGGTATTTAAAAATAGGGCCTATATGTTTGAGGCGCGCACCCCTTTTGAGGATCAAAAAACAGATAATAGCGCAAAAGTAATGCGTAAAGTGTTGGAAGACAACGATACGCAGATTGATCAGAAGCTCACACTACGTGCGCGGATGCTCGACTTTACGCTTGGGGACTGGGATCGTCATCAGGATAATTGGCGTTGGGATCCCGAAAAAGAAAAAGGTAAAAATATCTATACTCCCGTCCCAAGGGATCGGGATAAGGTATATTATAAAACTTCGGGTATATTTCCCACATTACTTTCCTATCAATGGCTGAAGGCTCATTTGCAACCCTTTAGTCCACATATCCGAAATGTGCCCCATTGGAATTTTAATGCGAGTACTTTTGATCATTTTTTTCTCACTCATCTTACAGAGGATGAATGGATTGACGAAATACAGTTTGTTCAGAAAACACTGACGGATTCGTTGATTCATCAAGCGATGTTAACGATGCCTGATACAATTGTGAAAATGAGTGCGAATGAATTGGAAACAAATATTCGTTCAAGAAGAGACGAGCTGATGGAAAGCGGACTGACCTACTATCGATTTCTTGCGCGTGTCGTTGAACTACCATTGTCCGCCAAATCTGAATTTGTGGATGTCGATTACAATAAGGATGGCTCGGTCACTGTCAATATCCACAACAAGAAAAAAGATGGTACCGAAGGGCGAAAACTGCTAAAACGCACCTTTGTACCTGATCAGACCAAAGAAGTTCGTATATATGGCATATCGGGCACTGACGAATATAAGTTACATGGATCAGGTAAATCGCCCATAAAGATCCGGCTGATTGGGGGGGATGGACAGAATCTATATCGTACAACTGATAAATTTGCCAATGGCAGCAAAGTTTATATCTATGATGGTAAAAATCAGGAGCGGGGTGCTATGCAGGTTGATGATGCTATTCATCTGAAGTTGAGCCAAGACAGCGCTGTCCATAAGTTTGACTATGAAAATTTTATCTATGATCGTAAAGGGGTCGTTTTTAACCTAGATTATGGGGTTGATCGTGGACTTATTTTTGGACTGGGGTATATGATCGAGAATCAGGGGTTCAGAAAGAAGCCTTATGCTTATCGGCATCAGTTTCTTGGCAGTTATTTGACCGGTCGCGAATCATTTATGTTTGATTACAAAGGGAATTATAAAGATCTCATTGCAGGGCATGATCTTTATATTCATCTTTCGTCCCTTGGTCCCAAAAACCTGAGTAATTTCTTTGGATATGGAAACAATACTATTTTCGATAAATCGGATTCAAAGCGCATTTCGTATTACCGAAATCGATTTGACCTTGTGAGCGGTGACATTTTTTTGGAAAAGTACCTAGCGCCTAAATTCAAGGTGTTCTATGGATCTTCTTCCGAATATTATACGAGTAAAGAATCGAATAATGTTGGACGTTATTTTGAGGAATTCCATCAAAGATATCCATCGGAACCTATCTATGGAAGTAATTTCTTCACTGGGCTTACTGGCGGGATAGATTATGATACACGTGATAATATGGCCAATCCTAAATCTGGAGTACATGTACATACCAGGCTTGGCTGGAATGCTGAAATTGGAGGGGAGGGCCGCAACTATACAAAATTGCAGCATTCCATGAGTTTTTATAAAACGGTTGCCGATAACTATATTACTTTCGCAAACCGTCTGGGATTTGATGCGGTATGGGGAGATCCCTATTTTTATCAGCATGCGCAAATTGGAGGTGAAATGAGCTTAAGAGGGTATAATTCCCGACGGTTCACTGGGAAAACAGCGCTATATAATAATTTTGACATGCGATTAAAATTATTTAGCTACTCTTCTTATATCGTTCCTGGAACAGTCGGGGCAATTGGTTTTTATGATGTCGGAAGGGTTTGGATGAGTCATGAAAATTCCAATGACTGGCATATGGGGTATGGCGGTGGAATTTATTTTATGCCTGGAGACCTGCTCACGATTCAGGGGGTAGTCGGTTTTAGTAAAGAAGCAACCTTGCCTTATCTTCGCGTTGGACTTTCTTTTTAA